Genomic window (Rosa chinensis cultivar Old Blush chromosome 6, RchiOBHm-V2, whole genome shotgun sequence):
AAATGGGGGCAATTCCATGTCTCATGCTGAAAATGAATCTTCGCCTTGAGGAAAGAATCGAGGCGGCTAGGGCTCGAGGAAAGAATCGAGGTGgccagggcccgaggaaagattTAGGGCGGCCAGGGCTCGAGGAAAGATTCGGGGCGGCTAGGATGgccagggcccgaggaaagaatcggggcggccagggcctgaggaaagaatcggggcGGCCAGGGCTCGAGGAAAGAATCGGGACGGCCAGGGCTCGAGGAAATATTCGAGGCAAGATTTGAAGCagctagagaatggaaatttcctcttaggacgagtgtccaaagagaaaatttgggggcattgtgggagtggtcaaattctgctggccctgcaattaaggcgattaactccgcagttagtatggcgttaaatttcagtcatgaatgcggcgattattatgacaataactacgcacaatgattatgattataagtgcgcgatgaatgactatcataaatacgcaatgaatgaTGGTTTATGATGGTTGTAAGTatgcaatgattaactgttattagtgcggcaataattgtcattataagtgtgtaaataaatgcagccatcaaagcagaaataatggcggcttgttcctgaagtaagtcatcgcctatataaaggaggctcgacgtccaggtaaCCCATCGAATTCTAATTCTctctactccactactaagaaacgtactaACTTAGacatcggagggttttctgcaggtaccccccccccccttctcctcgagccgacggtcaaactccaggtcaacgctctaaggaagcttctcgattgttcccaggtcagctcccgctccagtccgcattaattgttgggtcaaactcctctacggaatttttcacctccaacagtCTCTGCTAGCTCTTTGCTGTGTACTATTGATAGATACACTCCGTCTGTCATTTCCTAATGCATATAATTGTTAGACTTGATATGCATAATGCTTATACGCTTTAATTTCTTGTAAGCCAAGAAGAGTAATCATGATTCATGAACGCATGTTACGTGCATGTATATAATATGCTAATGTTTTGAGCAAGATACATATCGTGGACATGGAACATGTTATTCAGCTCTAATCAATCATCTCACTTTACATGTGGTCTTACGATATTTCTCTTCCAACTGAACTTCGAATAGTGCCCGAGTTCTGTGTTAGGATATTTCTCTTCCAATTAAACTTCGAATAGCGCCCGAGTTCTGTATTGGGGTATTTGAAGTTTTGTATTTGACTTGCTAAAACCTATAATCTTTGTTTGATGATCATATACTAGTTTAGCTAGTGTTTAGCATCATTATCATTGACCATTCCGTTTAGggaaataaaaaaagaacaagaaactttGAGAAGTGCATTCCAATGCAAACAAACCCTCCCCAAATCTTAGAATAAGAGTCAAGTCACCAAATTTTAAGCTTCTTACAGATGAAATTCCAACTATTTTAGCATAAAATGCTTAGTACAAATAGGCATTCATGGACACAACCTTCTCCACAACAAACTAATTTTCATATCTACCTCATCAAAAacatttagaaagaaaaacattTGTAACAATGGCCATTCGGTTCCCATATTTCCCTCCACCACCTCCAGCTGTAAAGCCGCCAAGTCACCCAGCGCCGCCACCACCAGCAGCAAAGCCGCCGAGTCACTCAGCCCCGCCACCACCAGCAGCAAAGCCACCAAGTCACTCagccccaccaccaccagcagcaAAGCCGCCAAGTCACTCAGCCCCGCCACCACCGGCAGCAAAGCCCCCAAGCCACTCAACCCCACCGCCTCCGGCAGCTAAGCCACCAAGCCCCTCAACTCCGCCACCACCAAGTCACTcgaccccaccaccaccacatcaGCCATTTAGCCCACCGCCACCTCATGTACACCCACCACCAGCACTGCCACCCCATGTAGCCCCACCACCGCCACCATTGCCACCTTCTCCATCGCCGAATCACCCCACCGTCATAATCATTATATGCATCTCATTTGGTTCTGTTTTCTTCCTTGCATTTCTTGCAATTGCTCTATGTTGTTtcatcaagaaaaagaagaagaagagtactATCCGAGAAACCGAAGTCATTCATTTCGACGAACATAGGAAGATCAAGGAGGCCATAGTAGAAGGTCCCCATGGACCACAAGCTGTGGTACTATCAGTTGAGGATGATGTTCATATAGATGAGGCGATCAGGAAAAATGAGAAATCTGATAAGAGATGGCCTTCTTCGAGTTCAAATGTCCAAGAAACTGATTTTATTCATGTTGATGAACATGAGAAGGTGAAAGAAGGCATTGTAGAAGGTCCTCATGGATCAAAAGCTATGCTGTTGACAATTGACGATGATATTCATGTCGAtgagaagatatgcaagaacgaGAGATCTGGTAAAGAGGGTCATCACCATCTGGTACACAAGGCCGGTCTATAAAAGTGTTATGGACATTCAAACTCGTGTGCTGTTATTCCTTCCATGTAATTCATAAAAATTCATCACTGAGATTCAAGTGATGTATGTAATTCATAAAAATTCATCACTGAAATTGAAGTGATATATGTAATTCATTATTTTCTAATAAGAACCCCCAAtgattaagaaaaatatagtCACATATAACTTTTGTATCAAACATAGGAAGTTCTACGCTAAATTGATGTACTGAATACTAATACATTAACTAGATCGGCAAAATGACTCTGCTGTTTTGTCCTTTCTAAATATGCGACTTTGGTTCAATCTCGTTGTAGGCAAGTGTttcctatttttcttttttcttttttgctctttttatttagttacaacattttttttctattctattagtatttcttcaaaaaaaaatttccttttagGAAGAATATCATAAATGGTCACTCCATTTTTACATGttcgacactttagtcactcactttttaaatatattactttagttactcaactttaactctgttattcacttcattaatttttttattaaaaaaaaaaaaaactttagttGTCGCAATATCAATGATATTGTCATCCAGCTAATTGGAATGTTTGAGAAAAGTAATTAAAGTGAGACAAAATACTAATTCGAtaactaaagtgattgacagagtaataataaagtgaccaaagtgatatatttgaaagggtttttgtcaatttaccccatttttagagatttttttcccacttaccccattaagttttttttattttcctcttacccaaaacactctaaggaggtattccttaataccccattaagattttttgttttttaatttttttaatatcattttaccctcacccctttgtacttagagagagagagagagagagagagagagagagagaaaatggaagagagagaaaccatgggagacttcgccggagcccggtgACTGACCGACTTTCACCGAAATCCAGTCAACTTTGTATTGATTCCGGTCCCCGGTCATCGGCTGCCGCCCCCccccggaatttgctgaaaatcttgcctgaaattttttttagcttttagccccaatagacatctattgcctcccaataggcaatagacgtctattgccccctaaatTAGGGggacgtttattgccccccaatggaAAACTATCagacatgtattgccctccaataagattttcagttgccagaatgaaaactaatctccctaaatttagacaaataaaactttgattacagaaaaaaaaaaaaaaaaaaaacgagattacatcaattcaaaatgtctattgcccctcaataactGTCTAtgccctccaatagaggggtaataaacgtctattagggggcaatagacattcaaaacttttttttttctttccttctatctcgttacttaaaaaaaaaaaaaaaaaactagaaattgTTTGGGCACCCAATACCTCTCTCCTCTGCCACAGCCTGGGTCGAGTACCAGCGTCGTCCAAGAGGCCATCAGCGACGCCAAAGAGACGGCGAGGTGTCCAGGAGGCCATCGAAGACGTTGTGTGGTTGTCGTCGTCATCGTCGGCCGAGCTGCAACAGAATCAGGGCAAAAGTCGACCCATATCGGCGAGGTGGTTGGACGTGGTCAAGCTCACCGGCGAGTTGCACGGAATCTGGGGGTTGTTGTTGTCAGAGCGACAGCGGTTGGACGCGGTCGAGCTCACCTGCGAGTTGCAGCGGAACCTGGGCGAGAGGTCGAACCTCGCCGGAGTTGGAGATCGAGGagcgatga
Coding sequences:
- the LOC112173499 gene encoding protein TRACHEARY ELEMENT DIFFERENTIATION-RELATED 7A, producing the protein MAIRFPYFPPPPPAVKPPSHPAPPPPAAKPPSHSAPPPPAAKPPSHSAPPPPAAKPPSHSAPPPPAAKPPSHSTPPPPAAKPPSPSTPPPPSHSTPPPPHQPFSPPPPHVHPPPALPPHVAPPPPPLPPSPSPNHPTVIIIICISFGSVFFLAFLAIALCCFIKKKKKKSTIRETEVIHFDEHRKIKEAIVEGPHGPQAVVLSVEDDVHIDEAIRKNEKSDKRWPSSSSNVQETDFIHVDEHEKVKEGIVEGPHGSKAMLLTIDDDIHVDEKICKNERSGKEGHHHLVHKAGL